From Pagrus major chromosome 9, Pma_NU_1.0, the proteins below share one genomic window:
- the LOC141002163 gene encoding tetraspanin-7-like isoform X2, protein METKPVITCLKTLLIVYSFVFWITGAILLAVGVWGKLMLGPYISLIADNSTNAPYVLIGTGTVIIVFGLFGCFATCRGSPWMLKLYAMFLSLVFLAELVAGISGFVFRHEIKGTFHRTYTDAVLNYNAEDEASRAVDNLQHKLRCCGVSNYTSWFGSVYYPSNGIPASCCFNSSDCNPDDLRNATLAPSKVFHQGCYELVTSFMETNMAIIAGVTFGIAFSQLIGMLLACCLSRIITANQYEMV, encoded by the exons ATAACAGGAGCCATCCTGCTGGCAGTTGGAGTATGGGGGAAGTTGATGCTGGGCCCGTACATCTCTCTGATAGCCGACAACTCCACCAACGCCCCGTACGTCCTCATTGGCACCGGGACCGTCATCATCGTTTTTGGCCTGTTCGGATGCTTCGCCACCTGCAGAGGAAGCCCATGGATGCTGAAGCTG tATGCCATGTTTCTGTCGCTGGTCTTCCTCGCTGAGTTAGTGGCTGGGATCTCTGGATTTGTGTTTCGCCACGAG ATAAAAGGAACCTTTCACAGGACATACACCGATGCCGTCCTGAACTACAATGCAGAGGACGAGGCGAGCCGTGCTGTTGATAACCTGCAGCACAAG CTGCGTTGCTGTGGAGTGTCTAACTACACCAGTTGGTTTGGCAGTGTGTATTACCCATCCAACGGCATTCCTGCCAGCTGCTGCTTTAACTCCTCCGACTGCAACCCAGACGACCTCCGCAATGCAACTCTAGCCCCGAGCAAGGTTTTCCACCAG GGCTGCTATGAGCTGGTCACTTCATTCATGGAAACCAACATGGCCATTATTGCAGGAGTGACGTTTGGGATTGCTTTCTCACAG ctGATTGGCATGTTGCTGGCCTGCTGTCTGTCCAGGATCATCACAGCCAATCAGTATGAGATGGTCTAG
- the LOC141002163 gene encoding tetraspanin-7-like isoform X1, which yields MLREAQQEEASRLGSKSFFDVSSFFSSLFPARVCESGIFIKQITGAILLAVGVWGKLMLGPYISLIADNSTNAPYVLIGTGTVIIVFGLFGCFATCRGSPWMLKLYAMFLSLVFLAELVAGISGFVFRHEIKGTFHRTYTDAVLNYNAEDEASRAVDNLQHKLRCCGVSNYTSWFGSVYYPSNGIPASCCFNSSDCNPDDLRNATLAPSKVFHQGCYELVTSFMETNMAIIAGVTFGIAFSQLIGMLLACCLSRIITANQYEMV from the exons ATGCTAAGAGAGGCGCAACAGGAGGAAGCGTCTCGCCTCGGATCAAAGAGCTTCTTTGACgtgtcctctttcttttcctctctttttcctgcgcgtgtgtgtgagtcaggCATATTCATAAAGCAG ATAACAGGAGCCATCCTGCTGGCAGTTGGAGTATGGGGGAAGTTGATGCTGGGCCCGTACATCTCTCTGATAGCCGACAACTCCACCAACGCCCCGTACGTCCTCATTGGCACCGGGACCGTCATCATCGTTTTTGGCCTGTTCGGATGCTTCGCCACCTGCAGAGGAAGCCCATGGATGCTGAAGCTG tATGCCATGTTTCTGTCGCTGGTCTTCCTCGCTGAGTTAGTGGCTGGGATCTCTGGATTTGTGTTTCGCCACGAG ATAAAAGGAACCTTTCACAGGACATACACCGATGCCGTCCTGAACTACAATGCAGAGGACGAGGCGAGCCGTGCTGTTGATAACCTGCAGCACAAG CTGCGTTGCTGTGGAGTGTCTAACTACACCAGTTGGTTTGGCAGTGTGTATTACCCATCCAACGGCATTCCTGCCAGCTGCTGCTTTAACTCCTCCGACTGCAACCCAGACGACCTCCGCAATGCAACTCTAGCCCCGAGCAAGGTTTTCCACCAG GGCTGCTATGAGCTGGTCACTTCATTCATGGAAACCAACATGGCCATTATTGCAGGAGTGACGTTTGGGATTGCTTTCTCACAG ctGATTGGCATGTTGCTGGCCTGCTGTCTGTCCAGGATCATCACAGCCAATCAGTATGAGATGGTCTAG